The proteins below come from a single Triticum aestivum cultivar Chinese Spring chromosome 5D, IWGSC CS RefSeq v2.1, whole genome shotgun sequence genomic window:
- the LOC123124924 gene encoding serine carboxypeptidase 1-like produces the protein MKTVSSFSLLVLCLAALQLHANASHSQSQEAQLKNFISSRKNSASSTDTFQVRNIADRVAGSLSAESTVSDQSSMKAADKITALPGQPEGVDFDQYGGYVTVDAENGRALFYYLVESPSGASDKPLVLWLNGGPGCSSLGYGAMQELGPFRVTEDNKTLSRNANAWNNVANVIFLESPAGVGYSYSNTSSDYDLSGDERTADDAYVFLVKWLERFPEYKDRAFYISGESYAGHYVPELAATILLHNTYNNRTVINLQGILVGNPYLDANRNIKGVVDYFWTHAVMSDEVYANITKNCDFDNLNGTFTDSACSGAAVAFDAGYIDVYNIYAPVCIDAPNGTRYPSGYLPGYDPCVYYPTYAYLNDPAVQMAFHARPTKWTGCANLNWTDAPMSMLPTMTWLIESKLPIWIFSGDFDSVCPLPATRYSIQDMTLSVTTPWRPWIAKEEVGGYVQQYAGGFTFLSVRGAGHMVPSFQPERALVMLSSFLQGVLPPYVEQQ, from the exons atgaagaccgtTTCTTCATTCTCCCTGCTTGTCCTCTGCCTGGCTGCACTGCAGCTGCACGCCAATGCCTCCCACTCCCAGTCTCAGGAGGCTCAGCTCAAAAACTTCATCTCGTCTAGGAAGAACAGCGCCAGCAGCACCGACACGTTCCAAGTGCGTAACATAGCTGACAGGGTTGCCGGCAGCCTGAGTGCGGAGAGCACCGTCTCTGACCAGAGCTCCATGAAGGCCGCCGACAAGATCACGGCCTTGCCCGGGCAGCCGGAGGGCGTCGACTTCGACCAGTACGGCGGGTACGTCACCGTCGATGCAGAGAACGGCCGCGCGCTTTTCTACTACCTCGTCGAATCGCCTTCCGGTGCCTCGGACAAGCCACTCGTCCTGTGGCTCAACGGAG GGCCAGGATGCTCGTCGCTGGGATACGGGGCAATGCAGGAGCTCGGCCCGTTCCGCGTAACCGAGGACAACAAAACGCTCAGCAGAAACGCGAACGCCTGGAACAACG TGGCTAATGTGATCTTCCTCGAGTCGCCTGCTGGTGTGGGATACTCCTACTCGAACACGTCTTCCGACTATGATCTCAGCGGAGACGAGAGAACCGCCGATGACGCCTACGTGTTTCTCGTGAAATGGCTGGAGAGGTTCCCGGAGTACAAGGACCGGGCCTTCTATATCTCAGGGGAGAGCTATGCCGGACACTACGTGCCGGAGCTCGCTGCTACCATCCTACTCCACAACACATACAACAACAGAACCGTCATAAACCTTCAGGGCATCTTG GTGGGAAATCCGTACCTTGATGCGAACCGGAATATTAAGGGGGTGGTTGACTACTTCTGGACCCACGCGGTGATGTCGGACGAGGTCTACGCCAATATCACCAAGAACTGCGACTTCGATAACTTGAATGGTACATTTACAGATTCTGCGTGCAGCGGAGCTGCTGTGGCGTTCGACGCTGGCTACATCGATGTCTACAACATATACGCTCCGGTCTGCATTGACGCACCCAATGGAACCCGTTACCCCAGTGGCTAC TTACCTGGGTATGATCCATGCGTTTATTATCCTACGTATGCCTACCTCAATGATCCAGCGGTGCAGATGGCTTTCCACGCTAGACCGACAAAGTGGACAGGCTGCGC AAACTTGAACTGGACAGATGCGCCAATGTCCATGCTGCCAACCATGACATGGTTGATCGAAAGCAAGCTTCCGATTTGGATATTCAG TGGCGATTTCGATTCTGTGTGCCCGCTTCCGGCGACGAGGTATTCTATCCAAGACATGACCCTCTCTGTGACCACTCCATGGCGCCCATGGATAGCAAAGGAGGAG GTTGGAGGATATGTTCAGCAGTACGCCGGGGGGTTCACATTCCTATCTGTGAGGGGAGCTGGCCATATGGTTCCATCCTTCCAGCCTGAGAGGGCATTGGTGATGTTGAGCTCGTTCCTGCAAGGGGTACTCCCACCTTACGTAGAACAGCAATGA